One Microcebus murinus isolate Inina chromosome 10, M.murinus_Inina_mat1.0, whole genome shotgun sequence DNA segment encodes these proteins:
- the NCF4 gene encoding neutrophil cytosol factor 4: MALAQQLRAESDFEQLPDDVAISANIADIEEKRGFTSHFVFVIEVKTKGGSKYLIYRRYRQFHALQGKLEERFGPESKSPLACSLPVLPAKVYVGVKQEIAEMRIPALNAYMKGLLSMPVWVLMDEDVRIFFYQSPYDSEQVPQALRRLRPRTRKVKSMSPQGAGFDHMAAPRAEAMFDFTGNSKLELNFRAGDVIFLLSRINKDWLEGTVRGATGIFPLSFVKILKDFPEEDDPTNWLRCYYYEDAISTIKDIAVEEDLSSTPLFKDLLELTRREFRREDIALNYRDAEGDLVRLLSDEDVGVMVRQARRLPSQKRLFPWKLHITQTDNYRVYNTAP; the protein is encoded by the exons ATGGCCCTGGCCCAGCAGCTGCGAGCCGAGAG CGACTTTGAGCAGCTTCCGGATGACGTTGCCATCTCGGCCAACATCGCCGACATCGAGGAGAAGAGAGGCTTCACCAGCCACTTT GTTTTCGTCATCGAGGTGAAGACCAAGGGGGGCTCCAAGTACCTCATCTACCGCCGCTACCGCCAGTTCCACGCCCTGCAGGGCAAGCTGGAGGAGCGCTTCGGGCCCGAGAGCAAGAGCCCCCTGGCCTGCAGCCTGCCCGTGCTCCCAG CCAAAGTCTACGTGGGCGTGAAGCAGGAGATCGCCGAGATGCGGATCCCCGCCCTCAACGCCTACATGAAG GGCCTCCTCAGCATGCCCGTCTGGGTGCTGATGGACGAGGACGTCCGGATCTTCTTTTACCAGTCGCCCTACGACTCAGAGCAGGTGCCCCAGGCGCTCCGGCGGCTCCGCCCGCGCACCCGGAAAGT CAAGAGCATGTCCCCGCAAGGCGCTGGCTTCGACCACATGGCAGCTCCGCGAGCAGAG GCCATGTTTGACTTCACTGGGAACAGCAAACTGGAGCTGAATTTCAGAGCTGGAGACGTGATCTTCCTTCTCAGTCGGATCAACAAAGACTGGCTGGAG ggcACTGTCCGGGGCGCCACCGGCATCTTCCCGCTTTCCTTCGTGAAGATCCTCAAGGACTTCCCCGAGGAAGACGACCCCACCAACTGGCTGCGCTGCTACTACTACGAAGACGCCATCAGCACCATCAA GGACATCGCCGTGGAGGAGGACCTCAGCAGCACTCCACTATTCAAAGACCTGCTGGAGCTCACGAG GCGGGAGTTCCGGAGGGAGGACATCGCCCTAAACTACCGTGACGCGGAGGGGGACCTGGTGCGGCTGCTGTCGGATGAGGACGTGGGGGTCATGGTGCGGCAGGCTCGCCGTCTCCCCTCCCAGAAGCGCCTGTTCCCCTGGAAGCTGCACATCACCCAGACGGACAACTACAGGGTCTACAACACAGCGCCCTGA